From the Flavobacterium gyeonganense genome, the window AATTGAAAACTATACTCCAACCAATAATAGATCTCAGTTATTAAAAAAGGAATCATTTGAAATTATTCTGGATGCCTATAATGCTAACCCAAGCAGTATGGCTGTAGCAATAACTAATTTTTTACAATTAGATAATCCTGATAAGGTGATGATTTTGGGTGATATGTTTGAGCTTGGAACCGAAAGTATGCAAGAGCATAAAATTATTGTTGATTCTTTAGCAAAGGAGCAGAAATCTATTTGTTATTTGATTGGAAAATCGTTTTATGAAAATCGTATTTCTAAAGAAAATCTTTATTTTTTCGAAACCTTTGATAATTTTTCTGAATATTTAAAAATTAATAAACCCAAAGAATCAAGTATTATCCTGATTAAGGGATCACGTGGTATGGCATTAGAAAGAACTTTGGAATTTCTATAATATTTGGTCTTTTAATGATTCGATTAAGACCTTTAATTTGGATTTAAAGTGGAATTATGGTCTTAATTGAAACATTTAGAAAATTAGCTTTGTCTCTTCATAATGTTGCAGAAGAGCCTCATTTTGAAAAAACATCTTTTCGTATAAACAAAAAAATATTTGCAACTTTTGATGGAAAGAACAATACGGCTGTTTTAAAATTAAATGAAATTGATCAATCCGTTTTTTGTGCATCAAGTGAAATGATTTTTTATCCAGTTCCGAATAAATGGGGAAAACAAGGATGGACAATTGTAGAACTTTCAAAGGTAAGACCTGAAATGTTTGAAGATGCTTTAATACGTTCGTATGAAAATGTCGCTTCAAAAAAAAAATAACAATCTATCTCACAATAGTCCTGAAAGTCAAATTTACTCTAGGTTTTTGAGTTGTTTTTGTTGGAGGAAGACGATGTAACCAATGCGTTTGAGTTTCATCTTTCATAACCAATAAACTTCCGTGTTCCAAAATCATTGAAACCGTTTCTTTTGTCTCTTTATGTTTGAAAGCAAATTTGCGTTCGGCACCAAAACTTACTGATCCAATTGCACCATTTTTCTTCAAATCTTTTTCAGCGTCGCTGTGCCACGCCATTCCTTCTTCGCCTGAATGATATAAATTCAGCAGACAAGAATTAAAAGTTTCACCTGTTTTTTCTTCAATGATTTTCTTTAATTCTGAAAGTTCTGGCGTCCAAGGCAATGCTTTTTTGGTTGTATTCGAATATGTATATTCAAATTCCTGATCGCCGTACCAAGCTACTTTTCGTTTGGTTAAAATTAATTTTCCAAAGATGATGGCTTCGTCATTTTTCCATTCGATTGTATTCAATAAAATATCACGGTAGAAATCGGCTTCTTGTCTGGAGAAGCATTTTCCATAATAATTCACCGTTCCCTCTTTTGGAAGCAGATTAGTGGTTTCGTTTATTTCAGGATTAAATAAGTCCATTTTTCCATTTTTGATATTCCAATTTCATACAATGTCCGCAAGGTCTGAAACCATTTTCTCTGGCTTCATTTTCAGATAAAAAGAAAACACGATTTTCACTTTTCATTCTTTTCACGAAGAACATTTTAGCATTCCGTAGATTTTTAATTTTTGGTTTCCACCGAAACAAATTTCGCCTTTTTTAAATTTATTTCGAAGATCAGAATCTGAAACTTTATTGTGTTGAAGCATATTAATTAAAAATAATTTCTCGCAAAGTCGCTAAGTCTTTTTCTTTATTCGAAAACAAAGAAAAGAACACTTAAAACGCAAAGTTAGGTTATTGCTTTTTTTGGAGACTTCGCGGCTTTGCGAGAGATAAAATTATGAAAGAGCATCATGAAAAATAATTCCCAACGTATGGCGTTCGCCAGAATGAACTTCGCTTACACCATGTTTCATATTGACACGATAATAGCCTTTTGTGCCTTTTACAGGTCTGAAATTGGTTGTGAAAACTAAAACATCTCCTTTTTTTGGTTTTAAAACAATGGCTTTCGATTGTGCTCTTGGCGTTTGTTGCATTAAAACAAATTCTCCTCCAGTAAAATCTTCATCAGGCTCATTTAAAAGAAGTACAATTTGAATTGGAAAATAAACATCTCCATATAAATCCTGATGCAAAGTATTGAATCCGCTTTTGCCATATTTTAAAATTAAAACAGTTGCTTTCAGTTGGTTATTATCATGACATTGTTTTAGTAACTCTGCGTGAGTTTTTGGAAAAACAGTATCTATATTCAAAGATTTCATCCATGTATTGGCAATTGGAGCCAGTTTTGGATAAGTCGAAGAACGAAGATTCTGAATTAAATCAGGCAATGGATAATTGAAATATTTATATTCGCCCAGACCAAATCGAGGACGTTCCATTACAACTGTTTTCCGATATAAATTTGGATTGTCATAATCGAATTTTAAGTGTTCACATTGTTTATGGTTAAGCACATTTGGAATAATGGCAAAACCATTTTGGTGCATAGATTCGGTAATGCTTTCCCAATTTTGAGAAGCAATTTTTGATTGTATATTTTGCATGAGTAAGTTTTAGATATGTAAATTCACAATGATGATCAGTCATTGGAATTTGGAGTTTTATTTTTTTTGAATTTTTAAAGATTCACCTGTGCTCCTTCCCAACCAATTATGGCTGTTTTTCGGGTATTTCCCCACATGTAATCGCCAAAAGTTCCAGAACATTGAATAACGCGGTGACACGGAATTAAAAACGCAACTGGATTACTCCCAATAGCTGTTCCAACGGCGCGAGATGCATTTGGTTTTTGAATTTGATGTGCAATAGATCCATACGTAGAAAGTTGTCCCATTGGAATTTTAAGCAAAGCTTCCCAAACTTTCAATTGAAAATCAGTTCCTTTTAAATGCAGTTTGATTTCGGATAATTTACTCCAGTCGTTTTGGAAAATAAATAAGGCATTTTGTTGTGCTAAATCAAGTTTTTTTGAAAATTTAGCATTCGGGAATTTATCCCTTAAAACGATAAATCCAGTTGTTTCATCTTCGGCGAAAGCCATAAAACATATCCCTTTAGAAGTTGAGGCGACAATAATATTTCCAAACGGACTTTCGGAAAAACTGTGATTGATTTCCAGATTTTTACCTCCGTTTTTATATTCCGCTGGTGTCATTCCTTCAATATTTACAAATAAATCATGAAGCCGGCTGGTGCCTGAAAGTCCAGTCTCGTAAGCAGTTTCAGAAATAGTTGCCTGATTTTCTTTCAGTAATTTTTTGGCGTGTTCGATGCTTGTATACTGCAAAAACTTCTTCGGACTCGTTCCTGCCCATTCGCTGAAAAGCCGTTGAAAGTGAAAAGGGCTTAAATGTACTTTTTCCGCGACTTCATCTAGATTGGGCTGATCTTTAAAATTGGCCTTGATGTATTCTATAGCTTCTGCGATACGATTGTAATTGATGGTTTCCTGTGTGTTCATCTTCATTCAATTTTATAATACAAATATCGATTGGTCTTAGAAGCTACAAAATCCGAAACTTGCTTTATTTTTTAAACGTTAAGATTTATACAAAGTTCGAAGGTCTTTTCTGCTTGCAAAGTCGAGATCTTTACAAAGATTTATAAAACTTAATTAACCTCCTGAGCCAGAAAGTTAATCAAATTACGCTTTAAACCGATTGTTATTTCAAATCATTTTTTGCGGTTGATATGCTTATCAATTTATAACCATTTCCGGTTCTTAAAAATTCAAAATGATCTTGTTTGAAATCGGCTTTATTTTTTGGATTGATTATAACATCCATAGTAGGATACATCCAGTCTTTTGATTCGTTGCAATTATTAAAATAAATTTCATATTCACTCGATTCAAAAATAAATTGATTTAATCCGTCAGTAGATACAAAATAATTGGTTTTTGGATTTTTAAGTTCTTCTAATTTTAATTTTAAATAAGTAAAATTCTGATTGATAAACTTAGTTTTCGATTCGCTGATCCAGCCATCAGGTTCTTTCCAATACGTAATTTTATCAAAAGAATGTTTTTCTAAATTGGTTTTCGATAAATCAGAAAGTAAAGTGTTCTTCAGCCAATATTTAAATTCTTTGTCATAATTAATAAATGAATAATATTGCCCGTCAACTCCAAGAAAATTGTCTCTGGTTTCGTTCTTAGTGGGTTCTTTTGATTTTTTTAAAGAATAAAAATTCAAATCGTCATTGAATGAGAAATTTTCAATAAGGACTTTGTTGTTGATATCGATTAAAAATTCTTTTCCGCCTTTCCAGAAGAAATGTTCACCGTCTTGTTCTTTAACAGCATCTTTTAAAGCAATGATCATTCCATTCCTGGCTTTGGTTAGATTGCTATAATCAGCAGGAATTACAATTTTCCCTTCGCCATCGAATATCCCCATTTTGTCGGTTTTGGGGTCTCTAAAACGAATATAACCTTCATTTTCGCAATCTGGACTATTGTCAAATACATATAAGCTGTCGCGACCAACTATTTTCCCGGTTTTGGTTAAATAATAACTTTTCCAGCCGTTGTTAAATTCCTCGGTAACGGCAATTATGTTTTCAAATTTACGGGCAGTTGTAAAACCTGTAAATTTTGGTTCTATTTTGATTAATCCGTTTTTGTCTTTAAAACCAATAAGGGTTGTGTCTTTATTTGGAAATGAAGTCCAGACATTACTATTTTGGGAATATGAAGACGAATTTAGAATAATGAATGTTAGAAGGATAATAGTCTTTTTCATGAAAATATTTTTATCTGAGATGAATCTTTAATTCATTGCTTTTTGCTTCATCAAAACAATCGGAACAAAGCATTTTAAAGTCGGCCAGGGTTTGAAATGCATCTGTCCATTCCTCGCCATTATTGAGAAGGTATTGTTCGCATGAAGTACACCAGGCAATTTGTGGAAGATCTCCCTCGGCTTCTGAATAGTAAAAACCGACTTTTTCTTTGTGGTCTATTGCCATTGCAATATGAATACAGGAAAAAGCCATTTCTCTTGAACCGTGAATGTCACATATAATTTCTTCGATCATTTTTATGAGTTTATATTTCAAATTTAAATTTATAAAATAAAAAACATGTAAATGTCTTGTTAAATTAAGTTATTTATGGCATAAGTGAGCGTGAGGGATAGGAGCAGGCTACTGAAGTAGCGCGGATAGCCCGACAGTATTTAAGAAAAGGCCTAATGAGCGCAAAGTATATTTGGGGCTTTTTTTAAATGGTGGCACGCCCTAATAAAAAACCCTCACATTTCTGTAAGGGTTCTATCTTTAATTTTTAGTACTAAAACGTAATACTAATATCTGTAATATTCCGGTTTAAACGGACCTTTAACGTCAACACCAATATAAGCAGCCTGATCTTCACGTAAAGTTTCCAATTCAACACCTAATTTAGCTAAGTGTAAAGCAGCCACTTTTTCATCTAAATGTTTTGGTAACATGTAAACTTCATTTTTGTAAGCTGCACTGTTATTCCATAATTCGATTTGAGCTAAAGTCTGGTTTGTAAATGAGTTACTCATTACAAAGCTTGGGTGACCTGTAGCACAACCAAGGTTTACTAAACGACCTTCTGCTAAGATGATGATATCTTTTCCAGCGATAGTATATTTGTCAACCTGAGGTTTAATTTCGATTTTAGAAGCACCGTGATTTTTGTTTAACCATGCCATGTCAATTTCGTTATCAAAGTGTCCGATGTTACAAACGACAGTTTTGTCTTTCATTTTTTCAAAATGACTTCCAACAACGATATCTTTATTTCCTGTAGTTGTAATGATGATGTCAGCATTAGCAATTACAGTATCTAATTTTTTAACTTCGTAACCGTCCATTGCAGCTTGCAAAGCACAAATTGGATCGATTTCAGTAACAGTTACAATAGATCCAGCACCTCTAAAAGAAGCTGCAGTTCCTTTTCCTACGTCACCGTATCCGCAAACAATTACTCTTTTTCCAGCCAACATTAAGTCAGTTGCACGACGAATAGCATCTACAGCAGATTCTTTACATCCGTATTTGTTATCAAATTTAGATTTAGTAACAGAATCGTTAATGTTGATTGCAGGCATTGGTAAAGTTCCGGCTTTTACTCTTTCGTAAAGTCTGTGAACACCAGTTGTAGTTTCTTCAGAAAGACCTTTGATTCCAGGAACTAATTCCGGGTAACGATCGATAACCATGTTAGTTAAATCTCCACCGTCATCTAAGATCATGTTCAATGGTTTTCTGTCTTCACCAAAGAATAAAGTCTGCTCAATACACCAGTCAAATTCTTCTTCATTTAAACCTTTCCAGGCATAAACAGAAATTCCTGCAGCAGCAATTGCTGCAGCAGCCTGATCCTGAGTAGAGAAAATGTTACAAGAAGACCAGGTAACTTCTGCACCAAGAGCGATTAAAGTTTCGATTAATACTGCCGTTTGAATCGTCATGTGTAAACATCCAGCGATACGAGCTCCTTTAAGAGGCTGCTCATCTTTATATTCAGCACGAAGCGCCATTAAACCTGGCATTTCAGCTTCAGCTAGTTCAATTTCTTTTTCTTCCCCAGGCAGCCAGAGAAATGTCTTTTACTTTGAAAGCCACATACGGCGTAGTTGTAGTACTCATTTATATTATATTTGTATATGTATAATTTTTTGCAAATTTACATAATAGCTTTTGAATTTTGCTACTTTCTATCAGATTTATGAAATGTTTAATTTATTAATCTTTAGAATGTTAGAAATAATGGCTTTTAGAAGCTAATCCTGCTGTCCGCTCTATCTTTTATGTTGAACCCCACCATAAAAGGATGCCGCTCCCATCAGGGCTAGAAACCAACAATGTTAAATTACAAATTCAGTTTTCAGACAAAGTGAATAATTAATAATTCACCATTCATAATTTATAATTAAAAAAGAAATGCCTTTATTTAAGACCATACAATGCAATGAAAACACCCGAATTTTAATTTGGGAAATCACCGAATCTTTTGATGAATTGTACAGCAGGGTAACCTTAAAAGAAAAAACGCAAAAAAGACTGGACGGAATGAAATCTGAAATGCATCAGCGTGCTTTTTTGAGTGTTCGTATGCTGATTCAGGAAATGGGTTTCACAGATAAAGACCTGCATTATGACGAATTCGGGAAACCTTATTTTGATTGTCATAATTATATATCAATCACACATTCATACCATTTTGCAGCCATAATAATCAGTGATCAGACGGTTGGAATCGATATGGAATTGCAGCGTGAAAAAATTCAGAGAATTGCCGATAAATTTACGGATTACGAATGTGATTATTTAAATCCTGGTCTTACAGAACAATATGTGAAGAAACTAACGGTAATCTGGGGAGCAAAAGAAGCTATTTTTAAAATCAGAAACGAAAAAGGGATCAGTTTTAAAGATCATATTTTAGTAGAGGATTTTTCTTTAGACGAACCCCAAACCAGCGCAAGTCTTCATTTTGATGAGTTAATAAAAGATTTTGATGTGCATTACAAGGAAATTCAATCCGATAATTTTGAAGGTAAATTTACTTTGGTTTATGCTTTTGAAAAGTAAATATAAATTTAAATTTCGTTACCTTATTTCCGGTTTTCAAACATACTCATAAATAAAAAAGTACTCATTTTCCTAGCACGTCTTTTCAGCGTATCTGCATTTTCGCCTTCAAAGTAGTCATCAATGGTCTGAAACCAGTGATTCAGCCAGATTCCGAATTCATTTGAAGTAATTTTACCATCAAAATGTGCATCAACTTCATTGTGAACCGTCAGCGGATTCCCGTTGTATTTTTTTACGCCAAATAAATTCATCTCCCAAAAATCAGTCAGTTTTTCCAGATGCGCATCCCAGTCTTTTATAATAGTATTAAAATAAAAGCCGATTTCGTGATCGGCTCTTATTTTAGTATAAAATTGATGGACTAAAAAAGATACATCAGCTCTATTTTCTATTTGCTTTTTCACAGAAAAATAGTGTTTAAAAGAATAAATACTACACTTAAAATTGAACTCAGAATTAAAAGATTAAAAACCACTTTGTGTTTCATTTGTGCCAAAATTGAAGTGTTGACAAAGATACAGGCTAAAACAATAATTGCCAGTTGAATCATTTGTAGAACTGAAGTTCCGTTAGCCAAAACATACATGGCTGCAGCGCCTCCTAAACAGCTTTGACCAATTACAGCCATTGCAGCTGATCCCATGTAATTTTTATTGAAAATGTCGAATGTTGTTTGATATAGTGTCATGATATTCAGATTTTTATAGGACAAAGATACGCCCACTATACCGCTGTGTTTTATGATTTAAATCATAAAACAGGAACTATTTTATCTGTATACTTTTCGGTTTATAATCTTTAGTTCGCCTTTTTTCTCCAGGGCTTTTATGGCTCTGATTACGGTTTCTACTCGCAAACCGGTCAAATCCCCAATTTGTTGTCTTGTAAAATTAATAAGATGACCGTTTTTGTCTTTTTGAAAATTAAAGTAGGCAATTCCGTGATCGATTAATTTCAGAACCCTGTGTTCCGGTTCCTGTGTCGAGATTTCAGCAGCCACAACGGATTTATAATAAAGACGCTGTGCCAGGTTTTGAATTATTTGAATGCTGATTTTTGGGTTTTCTTCCAGCAGTTTCATGAAGTTTGCTTTTGGAAGAAGAATAATTTCACTGTTTTCAACTGCAATAGCATTAGCAGGATATTTTTGATTCAGAAATAATGGTGGTTCGCCAAAAGATTGTTCCTTATAAAATATTCCCTGAATAAACTCTCGTCCGTCGTCATTATAATTGCTCATTTTTACTTCTCCTGAAAGAATCTGAAAGTAGTTTGAAGGAAAAATCCCTTCTTCAAAAATAATCTCATTTTTATCGAAAGATTTCTTTACAGCACCATATTTTTCTAATAATTCAAGGGAAATCATAGTGTTTGTTCTTTGGTTGTTGAGATCAGTTATACAAATATAATGCATTCAAAGTAGTTCTTATACTTGAAAACTTTTACTTTTACAGCCGTTATGCAGCAAAAAACATTAAATATACACCAGGAAATTTTAGACGCTAAAAGTAGAGGTCAGAAACTGCTTGCCATACTTTTGGATCCTGATAAAATTTTTTTGGAAAATGTAGATAAACTAATTTTAAAGATCAATCAATCTCCTGCAACCCATATTTTTGTAGGTGGAAGTATTGTTCAGGCAACTATTTTAGAAGAATTAATTGCGCAGCTAAAACAAAAAACAAACTTACCCGTTGTTATATTTCCGGGTGATCCTTCACAGATTTCACCTCAGGCAGATGCTATTTTGTTTCTTTCATTATTATCTGGACGAAATCCGGATTATTTGATAGAATATCAGGTTCAGGCAGCACCGATTCTAAAAAAAACGAATCTGGAAGTGATTTCGACAGGTTATATTCTAATCGAAAGCGGAAATGAAACTGCTGTTGCGCGTATCAGTAAAACAAAGCCTCTTAATCGTGAAAATTTTGATTTGGTTCTTGCTACTGCTCAGGCGGGAGAGATGCTGGGAAACAAATTAATGTATTTAGAAGCCGGAAGTGGTGCTAAAAATCCAGTACCTCTGAAAATGATTGAGCTGATTGCTCAGAATATTGAAATCCCCATGATTGTCGGAGGAGGAATTACAGATTTAAAGGGAATTCAAAATGCTTATAAGGCCGGAGCCGATTTAGTAGTAATTGGGACTGCTTTTGAAAATGACACTCATTTTTTTGAGCAAAAACAAATCAAAGAACGACACAATGATTGATTTTTTTTTAGACAGCTATAAAAATACTCCTCTTTGGCATATCGCTTTAGAGTTTTTAGTATTTGTTTGTGGGATACTAAGCGTCTGGTTTGCAAAAAAAGAAAATATCTGGGTGTATCCAACAGGTTTGGTCGCAACTGTAATATCAGTATATCTTTTGTATGTTGCTGGTTATGTAGGAGATATGATTATTAATGGTTATTTTTCGGTTATGAGTATCTACGGTTGGTATGTTTGGGCGAAAGGGGGAACTATTGATGATAATTTACCTATTACAAGAACAAATTCCAATGAAAAAATAACAGGAATTTTATTGTTTATTGTTACGTTTTTCGTAGTTTTCGGGATTTATAAATATTTTGATTATACTATCAATCCGGATAATTATATTGACATGATTTCATCAGGGATATTTTTTGCAGGAATGTGGTACATGGCAAGAAAAAAATCGAAAACTGGACACTTTGGATTATAGGTGATATTATTGTTGTACCGCTTTATGCTTATCGCGGTTTAGGAATGTTGTCACTTCAGTATTTAATTTTTACAATTTTGGCAATTTCAGCTTATATAGAATGGAGAAAGATCTTAGACAGCAAAAAACAAACATTATAAAAATTGCCTTATTCGGACCTGAAAGTACAGGTAAGACAACATTGGCAAAACAGCTTGCAGAATATTACGAAACCGAGTGGGTTCCGGAGTTTGCACGGGATTATCTGCAGCAAAAATGGGAAGAAGATAAGCAGTTATGTACTGAGGAAGACATGATGCCGATTGCTTATGGGCAAGTTACATTAGAAAATGAAAAACTGGACAACGCTAAACAATACTTGTTTTGCGATACTAATTTAATGGTGACCAAAGTTTTTTCTGAAGTATATTATGGTTTTTGTAACCCAAATTTAAATGAAGCAGCTTTAGCCCATGAATATGATTTGTTTTTCCTGACTGATATTGATGTCCCATGGGAAAAAGATGATATCCGCGATAATCCAAATAAAAGAGAAACTGTTTTCTCTGTTTTTAAACAAGCTTTAATAGATAATAATAAGCCATTTATTACAATTTCAGGCGATAAGGAAAGCCGTTTGGAAAAAGCTACTGCTATTGTTGATAACCTCACTATTGCTAAAAGAAAAGGCTTTACGTCAGCAGACTTTGTAGAAATCTACAATCACGGAATTCCTTTTGAGAATATACTGAAA encodes:
- a CDS encoding MmcQ/YjbR family DNA-binding protein — translated: MVLIETFRKLALSLHNVAEEPHFEKTSFRINKKIFATFDGKNNTAVLKLNEIDQSVFCASSEMIFYPVPNKWGKQGWTIVELSKVRPEMFEDALIRSYENVASKKK
- a CDS encoding alpha-ketoglutarate-dependent dioxygenase AlkB family protein encodes the protein MDLFNPEINETTNLLPKEGTVNYYGKCFSRQEADFYRDILLNTIEWKNDEAIIFGKLILTKRKVAWYGDQEFEYTYSNTTKKALPWTPELSELKKIIEEKTGETFNSCLLNLYHSGEEGMAWHSDAEKDLKKNGAIGSVSFGAERKFAFKHKETKETVSMILEHGSLLVMKDETQTHWLHRLPPTKTTQKPRVNLTFRTIVR
- a CDS encoding 2OG-Fe(II) oxygenase, with the protein product MQNIQSKIASQNWESITESMHQNGFAIIPNVLNHKQCEHLKFDYDNPNLYRKTVVMERPRFGLGEYKYFNYPLPDLIQNLRSSTYPKLAPIANTWMKSLNIDTVFPKTHAELLKQCHDNNQLKATVLILKYGKSGFNTLHQDLYGDVYFPIQIVLLLNEPDEDFTGGEFVLMQQTPRAQSKAIVLKPKKGDVLVFTTNFRPVKGTKGYYRVNMKHGVSEVHSGERHTLGIIFHDALS
- a CDS encoding bifunctional helix-turn-helix domain-containing protein/methylated-DNA--[protein]-cysteine S-methyltransferase, with the protein product MNTQETINYNRIAEAIEYIKANFKDQPNLDEVAEKVHLSPFHFQRLFSEWAGTSPKKFLQYTSIEHAKKLLKENQATISETAYETGLSGTSRLHDLFVNIEGMTPAEYKNGGKNLEINHSFSESPFGNIIVASTSKGICFMAFAEDETTGFIVLRDKFPNAKFSKKLDLAQQNALFIFQNDWSKLSEIKLHLKGTDFQLKVWEALLKIPMGQLSTYGSIAHQIQKPNASRAVGTAIGSNPVAFLIPCHRVIQCSGTFGDYMWGNTRKTAIIGWEGAQVNL
- a CDS encoding 4'-phosphopantetheinyl transferase family protein; the encoded protein is MPLFKTIQCNENTRILIWEITESFDELYSRVTLKEKTQKRLDGMKSEMHQRAFLSVRMLIQEMGFTDKDLHYDEFGKPYFDCHNYISITHSYHFAAIIISDQTVGIDMELQREKIQRIADKFTDYECDYLNPGLTEQYVKKLTVIWGAKEAIFKIRNEKGISFKDHILVEDFSLDEPQTSASLHFDELIKDFDVHYKEIQSDNFEGKFTLVYAFEK
- a CDS encoding group III truncated hemoglobin; this encodes MKKQIENRADVSFLVHQFYTKIRADHEIGFYFNTIIKDWDAHLEKLTDFWEMNLFGVKKYNGNPLTVHNEVDAHFDGKITSNEFGIWLNHWFQTIDDYFEGENADTLKRRARKMSTFLFMSMFENRK
- a CDS encoding Crp/Fnr family transcriptional regulator — its product is MISLELLEKYGAVKKSFDKNEIIFEEGIFPSNYFQILSGEVKMSNYNDDGREFIQGIFYKEQSFGEPPLFLNQKYPANAIAVENSEIILLPKANFMKLLEENPKISIQIIQNLAQRLYYKSVVAAEISTQEPEHRVLKLIDHGIAYFNFQKDKNGHLINFTRQQIGDLTGLRVETVIRAIKALEKKGELKIINRKVYR
- a CDS encoding geranylgeranylglyceryl/heptaprenylglyceryl phosphate synthase, which encodes MQQKTLNIHQEILDAKSRGQKLLAILLDPDKIFLENVDKLILKINQSPATHIFVGGSIVQATILEELIAQLKQKTNLPVVIFPGDPSQISPQADAILFLSLLSGRNPDYLIEYQVQAAPILKKTNLEVISTGYILIESGNETAVARISKTKPLNRENFDLVLATAQAGEMLGNKLMYLEAGSGAKNPVPLKMIELIAQNIEIPMIVGGGITDLKGIQNAYKAGADLVVIGTAFENDTHFFEQKQIKERHND